Proteins from one Clostridium cellulovorans 743B genomic window:
- a CDS encoding ECF transporter S component, with product MINEKKLSNSTRKLGTRQLTTVGMLSAICIILGITGYGFIPVGPVKATIMHIPVIIGAIIEGPIVGALIGLMFGLFSLINNLVNPTAASFVFWNPIVSVLPRVLIGIVSYYVYVGAIKLFKNNKISAGVGAFFGSLTNTALVLSLMYFLYADRLFEIYKVSSVKQVGSALIAVASTNGIIEAIISVLITIPIVLAIKLVKK from the coding sequence ATGATCAATGAAAAAAAACTTTCTAATTCCACAAGAAAATTAGGGACAAGACAACTAACAACTGTGGGAATGCTCTCAGCTATCTGCATTATTTTAGGTATCACAGGCTATGGCTTTATCCCTGTAGGTCCAGTAAAAGCTACCATAATGCACATTCCTGTAATCATCGGTGCTATTATAGAAGGACCTATTGTTGGCGCTTTAATCGGTTTAATGTTTGGTTTATTTAGTTTAATAAACAATCTGGTAAACCCAACTGCTGCTTCCTTTGTATTTTGGAATCCAATAGTCTCAGTACTTCCAAGGGTATTAATCGGTATAGTTTCTTACTATGTCTATGTTGGTGCCATAAAACTATTTAAAAACAATAAAATTTCTGCTGGAGTGGGAGCTTTTTTTGGCTCTCTTACCAATACAGCACTAGTACTTTCTTTAATGTATTTTCTATATGCTGATAGATTATTCGAAATCTATAAGGTTTCATCAGTTAAACAAGTAGGTTCAGCTCTTATAGCTGTAGCAAGTACTAATGGTATAATTGAAGCTATTATTTCTGTACTAATTACAATACCTATAGTACTGGCAATAAAATTAGTAAAGAAATAA
- a CDS encoding anti-sigma-I factor RsgI family protein, producing the protein MLVSGLVLKIRRKYVIALDSNGYVIKIKIGSLTPLIGEIYHGTFLETKPSGYYFRKYKTPVLIITFIITISLIICSYLYYTPTTTVYIEASAQVTLSINRYNKVVKAIALNSEGDKLLTSVRVKGTTLDESLNILYDGAIKNRIIDQYFAEAKQIYRVNIDSEANIDITSFLNTIKSSPYIIHINNKGNVIYNSQYK; encoded by the coding sequence ATGTTAGTTAGCGGCTTAGTACTAAAAATACGCAGAAAATATGTTATAGCTTTGGATTCAAATGGTTACGTAATTAAAATAAAAATAGGATCTCTAACGCCATTGATTGGAGAAATATATCATGGTACCTTTCTTGAAACAAAGCCATCTGGCTATTATTTCAGAAAGTACAAGACTCCTGTATTGATTATTACCTTTATAATAACAATTTCGCTAATTATATGCTCATACCTTTACTATACCCCTACTACTACAGTTTACATAGAAGCATCTGCTCAAGTAACTCTTTCTATTAACAGGTATAACAAGGTTGTTAAAGCTATAGCGCTAAATTCTGAAGGTGATAAACTTTTAACGTCTGTACGTGTGAAAGGTACAACCCTCGATGAATCTTTAAATATTTTATATGATGGTGCAATAAAAAATCGAATAATCGATCAGTATTTTGCAGAAGCTAAACAAATATATAGAGTGAATATAGATTCAGAAGCTAATATAGATATTACGTCCTTTTTAAATACTATTAAAAGTTCACCTTATATTATCCACATAAATAATAAGGGAAACGTAATATATAATTCACAATACAAGTAA
- the trhA gene encoding PAQR family membrane homeostasis protein TrhA, with protein sequence MKHFREPVSGFTHLGGAIVSLIGMLILITKTLSNSSSSSLALIGVILFGVSLILLYSASSIYHLAVARDTIIFYLRKLDHSMIYVLIAGTYSPVCLTVLQGKLRWIIFATIWGLALIGVLMKLFYFKGPRWISTLSYIGMGWLAVFLIPKLLGAISVWAVTLLIAGGVLYTVGAVFYQLEKGNTRRTFGAHEVFHIFVLLGSLSHYLMVFIYLI encoded by the coding sequence ATGAAACATTTCAGAGAACCAGTAAGCGGCTTCACTCATTTAGGAGGCGCCATAGTATCATTGATTGGTATGTTAATACTTATAACAAAGACACTATCAAATAGCTCTTCATCATCTTTAGCTCTTATCGGAGTAATACTATTTGGAGTAAGTCTAATTCTTTTATACTCAGCAAGCTCAATATATCATTTAGCTGTTGCTAGGGATACAATAATATTTTATCTAAGAAAATTGGATCATTCTATGATTTATGTGCTTATAGCAGGAACATACTCACCTGTATGCTTAACTGTACTACAAGGTAAGCTTAGATGGATTATCTTTGCAACTATTTGGGGATTAGCTTTAATCGGAGTATTGATGAAGCTGTTTTACTTTAAAGGACCTCGCTGGATATCAACTTTATCTTATATAGGAATGGGTTGGTTAGCTGTTTTTCTTATACCAAAGCTTCTTGGAGCCATATCAGTATGGGCAGTAACACTTTTAATCGCTGGTGGTGTTTTATACACCGTAGGAGCAGTATTCTATCAATTAGAAAAAGGAAACACTAGAAGAACTTTTGGAGCCCATGAGGTATTCCATATATTTGTTTTACTAGGTAGTCTAAGTCACTATTTAATGGTTTTTATATACTTAATATAA
- the ispF gene encoding 2-C-methyl-D-erythritol 2,4-cyclodiphosphate synthase has translation MRIGMGYDVHKLVGGRDLIIGGVTIPYAKGLLGHSDADVLLHAIMDSLLGAAALGDIGKHFPDTDAKYKGISSIKLLEEVGKLLKDNNFSIGNIDATIVAQAPKMAPHITEMRKNISEALDISIDNINVKATTEEGLGFTGLGQGISSQSICLLV, from the coding sequence ATGAGAATTGGTATGGGTTACGATGTTCATAAGTTAGTAGGAGGAAGGGACCTTATTATCGGTGGAGTAACCATCCCATATGCTAAAGGCCTTCTAGGACATTCTGACGCTGATGTTCTCCTTCATGCAATAATGGACAGTTTGCTTGGAGCTGCAGCCTTAGGAGATATAGGAAAGCATTTTCCTGATACAGACGCAAAGTATAAAGGAATATCTAGTATAAAACTTCTTGAAGAGGTTGGGAAATTACTTAAAGACAATAACTTTAGTATTGGAAACATTGATGCAACTATTGTGGCGCAAGCCCCAAAAATGGCACCTCATATAACAGAAATGAGAAAAAACATCAGTGAAGCCTTGGATATATCTATAGATAACATAAATGTAAAGGCTACTACAGAAGAGGGTTTAGGCTTTACTGGCTTAGGGCAGGGTATTTCAAGCCAAAGTATATGCCTCCTAGTTTAG
- a CDS encoding pre-peptidase C-terminal domain-containing protein, translated as MMKKVLSLIICLLIFTSTNFSKVVYSAELYEIESNNDFSTANIVALGDITQGQILAANDYDFFKLQISYPQETNILLSNIPSGCDFDLYIYDSNGSSMASSTKGSNADDSVTQTLNVGTYYIKVLRYSGSSSSFYKLSTLPIGTTPTIPSPDGNIYESEANNDFSNSNSIIFGSTIKGQILTSTDYDCFKLQLLYPRDTNILLNNIPSGCDFDLSLYDSNGFKVDSSINRSNVDESITKTLAAGTYYIRIASATGNSDIYYNLSTSQTPPLAPSADGFVYENEANDDFSAANAIPFGSTVKGNIAASSNVDYFKLQLSSTENIKILLSNISTGCDYDLVLFDFNNNYIASSKKGSNVDESITHSLAAGIYYIKISSYSGSSNNYYSLSTTLAGNAPMAPYPDGGLYEREPNDSSSTAYPIEVGNSIKGQITSTSDNDLFKFQTYSTESLKIGLSDVPDDCNFDLYLYDSNMNRIDSSTNGFGTVESIYKSLPAGTYYIKIISTLRSSTEYYNLSITDVIPPTSTFHGGDIYEFDDSFSLATDMGEGSFTISEPNLNVSNDMDYFKFNLIQRSDVRVVLTNPNYSSAKYRFDLYNSSYGNISYAYNVSEYTITLEPGTYYIKVHDNTAAPYTGLNYQLQMTATGL; from the coding sequence ATGATGAAAAAAGTCTTATCCTTAATAATATGTCTATTAATTTTCACTTCAACTAATTTTTCAAAGGTAGTTTATTCTGCTGAGTTGTATGAAATTGAAAGCAATAATGACTTTTCCACTGCAAATATAGTTGCGCTTGGTGATATTACGCAAGGCCAAATTTTAGCGGCTAATGATTATGACTTCTTTAAGCTGCAAATCTCATATCCTCAAGAAACAAACATTCTACTAAGCAATATACCAAGTGGTTGCGATTTCGACTTGTACATATATGATTCCAATGGAAGTAGCATGGCTTCGTCCACAAAAGGAAGTAATGCTGATGATAGTGTTACACAAACTTTAAACGTTGGTACATATTATATTAAGGTGCTCCGTTACAGTGGTAGTTCAAGCAGTTTCTATAAGTTATCGACATTACCAATTGGTACTACGCCTACAATTCCTTCTCCAGATGGGAACATTTATGAAAGTGAAGCCAATAATGATTTTTCTAATTCAAACTCAATTATCTTTGGTAGCACTATAAAGGGCCAAATTTTAACGTCTACTGATTATGATTGCTTTAAGTTACAGTTACTATATCCTCGAGATACAAATATTCTTCTGAACAACATACCAAGTGGCTGTGATTTTGATTTATCACTATACGATTCTAACGGGTTTAAAGTGGATTCATCCATAAACCGTAGCAATGTTGATGAGAGTATTACAAAAACCTTGGCAGCTGGTACTTACTATATTAGAATAGCCAGTGCCACCGGCAATTCGGATATTTATTATAATTTGTCAACATCGCAAACACCACCACTAGCACCTTCTGCTGACGGGTTCGTATATGAAAATGAGGCTAATGATGATTTTTCTGCTGCAAATGCAATTCCTTTTGGCAGTACTGTAAAGGGTAATATAGCAGCCTCATCCAATGTTGACTACTTTAAGTTACAACTATCATCTACTGAGAATATAAAGATTTTATTAAGTAATATATCTACTGGTTGTGACTATGACTTAGTTCTTTTTGATTTCAACAATAATTATATAGCTTCATCAAAAAAAGGAAGTAATGTTGATGAAAGTATTACACACTCTTTAGCTGCAGGTATATACTATATTAAAATATCAAGCTATAGTGGTAGTTCCAACAACTATTACAGTTTGTCAACGACTTTAGCTGGGAATGCACCAATGGCTCCTTATCCTGATGGCGGATTGTATGAAAGAGAGCCAAATGATAGTTCTTCAACTGCATATCCAATTGAAGTTGGTAATTCTATAAAAGGTCAAATTACTTCAACTTCTGATAATGATCTTTTTAAGTTTCAAACATATTCCACTGAGAGTTTGAAAATTGGACTAAGTGATGTTCCTGATGATTGCAACTTTGACTTGTATTTATATGATTCAAACATGAATAGAATAGATTCTTCAACTAATGGCTTTGGAACAGTTGAAAGTATTTATAAATCTCTACCTGCTGGTACATATTATATTAAAATAATCAGCACACTTAGGAGTTCCACTGAGTATTATAACTTATCTATAACAGATGTAATCCCGCCGACATCAACTTTTCACGGTGGTGATATTTATGAATTTGATGATAGTTTTTCACTTGCAACGGATATGGGTGAAGGTAGCTTCACAATTTCTGAGCCAAATCTAAATGTATCTAATGATATGGATTACTTTAAGTTCAACTTAATCCAGAGATCTGATGTACGAGTAGTTCTTACTAATCCTAATTATAGCAGTGCAAAATATCGTTTTGATCTTTATAATAGTAGCTACGGAAATATATCTTATGCATATAACGTAAGCGAGTATACTATTACCTTAGAGCCTGGAACATATTATATAAAGGTCCATGATAATACGGCAGCACCTTATACTGGTCTAAATTATCAACTACAAATGACTGCGACTGGTCTGTAG
- a CDS encoding flagellar motor protein MotB: MKKREKKQDNHERWLLTYSDLITLLMALFVILYATSRVDPMKFNQLAYSLQVALGTSPSGGAGVLDGGQGLDMATLSQAVKDAASKSAELDYEKLEAEKLTKVKEQVDKLIAESELNGSATTAIEERGLVITVKDNLFFDSGKATVKEQYKRQLNALSKILSSIDNYVRVEGHTDNVPIKTPYFNSNWQLSSIRASNVVEIFATECGLNPNRLLPVGYGEYRPIATNATEEGRAANRRVDIVILNSKFNDSEVKQR; the protein is encoded by the coding sequence ATGAAGAAAAGGGAAAAAAAGCAAGATAATCATGAAAGATGGTTGTTAACATATTCAGATTTGATAACATTGCTTATGGCGTTGTTCGTTATATTATATGCTACTTCTAGAGTTGATCCTATGAAATTTAATCAACTTGCATACTCTCTTCAAGTAGCTCTTGGAACTTCCCCTAGTGGTGGTGCAGGAGTGCTGGATGGTGGACAAGGATTAGATATGGCGACATTGTCACAAGCTGTTAAAGATGCCGCTTCTAAAAGCGCTGAGCTTGACTATGAGAAACTTGAAGCAGAGAAGTTAACTAAGGTTAAAGAGCAGGTAGATAAGTTAATTGCTGAATCTGAACTAAATGGTAGCGCTACTACGGCTATAGAAGAAAGAGGGCTTGTAATAACCGTTAAAGATAACCTCTTTTTTGATAGCGGAAAAGCAACTGTTAAGGAGCAATATAAGAGACAATTAAATGCACTATCAAAAATTCTTTCTAGTATAGATAATTATGTTAGAGTAGAAGGACACACTGATAATGTGCCAATTAAAACTCCATATTTTAATTCTAACTGGCAACTATCTTCAATTAGAGCATCTAATGTTGTTGAAATTTTTGCTACTGAATGTGGATTAAATCCAAATAGGTTGTTACCTGTTGGATATGGAGAGTATAGACCTATTGCAACTAATGCTACAGAGGAAGGCAGAGCAGCTAATAGAAGAGTTGATATTGTAATTTTAAATAGTAAGTTCAATGATTCTGAAGTTAAGCAAAGATAA
- a CDS encoding sortase has translation MEKKNKKNIWFIVGIILAVVGVIIILSAIYMNFKGKLENDKMISNFEKKLEQVKDNNEKVEIKEQQDVIEEGTIGIMQIPKIGLKVAVGEGTDMETLKYAVGHFKDTALPGELGNFAVAGHRSYTYNEFFNRLDEVTTGDKILVKTLKGTFTYEVTGTEVVEPTQVEVLNKTDNATVTLVTCTPIRTATHRLIIKGVLVNN, from the coding sequence TTGGAGAAAAAAAATAAAAAAAATATTTGGTTTATAGTTGGAATCATTTTAGCAGTTGTCGGTGTTATTATCATATTATCAGCAATCTATATGAATTTCAAAGGTAAGCTGGAAAATGACAAAATGATTTCCAATTTTGAAAAAAAGTTGGAACAGGTTAAGGACAATAATGAAAAAGTTGAAATAAAGGAACAACAGGATGTTATCGAAGAAGGCACTATCGGTATAATGCAAATTCCTAAAATTGGTCTTAAGGTTGCAGTCGGTGAAGGAACAGATATGGAAACTTTAAAGTATGCTGTAGGACACTTTAAAGATACTGCTTTACCTGGAGAACTAGGGAACTTTGCTGTTGCTGGACATAGAAGCTATACTTACAATGAGTTTTTTAATAGGCTCGATGAAGTTACAACTGGTGATAAAATACTCGTTAAAACCTTAAAGGGTACTTTTACTTATGAAGTTACTGGAACAGAGGTTGTTGAGCCTACACAGGTTGAAGTATTAAACAAAACTGATAACGCCACGGTAACATTAGTCACATGCACACCTATAAGAACTGCGACACACAGATTAATAATCAAAGGTGTACTTGTGAATAACTAA
- a CDS encoding nucleoside recognition domain-containing protein codes for MINYIWFGLIAIGIFLGIAKGDGEALSKAIIGSTENTVALIIGLTGIMCLWCGVMRIAEKSGLTNKISKALLPVLRIIFKDASKSENAMGAMVMNITSNMMGLSNAATPFGIKAIVELDKINPKKGVATNDMALFLVLNSACVQFVPTTIISLRAAEGSKNPALIIIPAFIASLSAAILGIVYCKILQRYF; via the coding sequence ATGATTAATTATATATGGTTTGGGTTGATAGCAATTGGGATTTTTCTTGGCATTGCAAAGGGTGATGGTGAAGCCTTATCAAAGGCGATAATAGGATCTACAGAAAATACTGTTGCTCTTATAATAGGGCTCACAGGGATAATGTGTCTTTGGTGTGGAGTTATGCGAATTGCAGAAAAAAGTGGGCTTACAAATAAAATTTCAAAGGCTTTATTGCCCGTATTAAGGATTATTTTTAAGGATGCTTCTAAAAGTGAAAATGCTATGGGTGCTATGGTTATGAACATAACTTCTAATATGATGGGACTTTCTAATGCGGCAACTCCTTTTGGTATCAAGGCAATAGTGGAGCTAGATAAAATAAATCCTAAAAAAGGTGTGGCAACCAATGATATGGCTTTGTTCCTGGTACTTAATTCTGCTTGTGTACAGTTTGTTCCTACTACTATAATTTCTCTAAGAGCTGCGGAAGGTTCTAAGAATCCAGCACTTATAATAATTCCAGCCTTTATAGCATCATTGTCAGCGGCAATACTTGGAATAGTATATTGTAAAATATTACAGAGGTATTTTTAA
- a CDS encoding helix-turn-helix transcriptional regulator — protein sequence MRVNKIKTARVEKGITQEELADMIKVTRQTISLIESGKYNPTLKLCISICLALGKTLNDLFWEEEIK from the coding sequence TTGAGAGTCAATAAAATTAAGACAGCAAGAGTTGAAAAGGGCATAACACAAGAAGAACTTGCTGATATGATAAAGGTTACAAGACAAACTATAAGTTTGATTGAATCTGGAAAGTATAATCCCACTTTAAAGCTTTGCATAAGTATATGTTTAGCCTTAGGAAAAACTTTGAATGATTTATTTTGGGAGGAGGAAATAAAATGA
- a CDS encoding DUF6773 family protein has translation MKLFKSKYDDERINSLIYKASFNTVVLLQIALLGDFIVRTLILNHPLRESISSLIIFIIGAIYMCTCIIINGAYGTMVSENKFNLKRKRVYIYLIGSAFVAIMINITDGDDFYSKKGLLKFGFDFVAFFILTYFSSSALNKLLTNKKGR, from the coding sequence ATGAAGTTATTTAAAAGTAAATATGATGATGAAAGAATAAATTCATTAATATATAAAGCTAGTTTTAATACAGTAGTTTTATTACAGATTGCTTTACTAGGTGATTTTATTGTTAGGACATTAATTTTAAATCATCCTTTAAGAGAATCCATAAGTAGTTTAATAATATTTATAATAGGTGCAATATATATGTGTACATGCATTATTATAAATGGGGCATATGGAACTATGGTAAGCGAAAATAAATTTAATTTAAAAAGAAAACGAGTATACATATATTTAATTGGCTCAGCTTTTGTTGCTATAATGATTAATATAACTGATGGAGATGACTTTTATTCTAAGAAAGGATTATTGAAGTTTGGTTTTGACTTTGTTGCATTCTTTATCTTGACTTACTTTTCATCAAGTGCGTTGAATAAACTGTTGACTAATAAAAAAGGTAGGTAA
- a CDS encoding DUF1836 domain-containing protein gives MEFDKEQIISLVNELNLKENIDPKDIPALDLYMDQVITLFENGLVSSKRNDEEKILTKTMINNYSKANLFMPVKNKKYSREHIILMILIYKLKQSLSITDIKQVLEDIVKDQQGDKSLDLIEIYSALIDINNIEVDEQETVLARILDKIEETTANNSEYEKRLITVLALINFANIQKRIVEKLIDTYFKK, from the coding sequence ATGGAATTTGATAAGGAACAAATCATTAGCTTGGTAAATGAATTAAATTTGAAAGAAAATATAGATCCTAAGGATATACCAGCACTTGACTTATACATGGATCAAGTTATAACTCTTTTTGAAAATGGTTTAGTTTCTTCAAAACGTAACGATGAAGAAAAGATACTTACAAAAACCATGATAAATAATTATAGTAAAGCCAATTTATTTATGCCCGTAAAGAACAAAAAATATTCTAGAGAACATATTATTTTAATGATACTTATATATAAGCTTAAGCAAAGCCTTAGTATAACAGACATAAAACAAGTTCTTGAAGACATAGTTAAAGATCAACAGGGGGATAAAAGTTTAGATTTAATTGAAATCTATTCAGCACTTATAGATATTAATAATATTGAAGTTGACGAACAGGAAACTGTTTTAGCAAGGATACTTGATAAGATTGAAGAAACTACAGCTAATAATAGCGAATATGAAAAGAGACTTATAACGGTGTTAGCACTTATAAATTTTGCAAATATTCAAAAGAGAATTGTTGAGAAACTAATAGATACATATTTTAAAAAATAA
- a CDS encoding spore maturation protein, with protein sequence MSYIFASIIPILICGIVIYGIVHKVKVYEVFVEGAKDGLSISVKIFPYLLAMLLSISIFRSSGAMDYLITFISPIVGLIGLPAEIVPLILIKPLSGSGALGVFAEILKNYGPDTFIGLVASIIMGGTETIFYTITVYYGAINIKKIRHTLWAAVMADITAIIVALVIARFIY encoded by the coding sequence ATGAGCTACATATTTGCGTCTATAATACCTATACTAATTTGTGGAATTGTTATATATGGGATTGTACATAAGGTGAAGGTCTATGAGGTTTTTGTAGAAGGTGCTAAGGACGGACTTTCAATATCTGTAAAAATATTTCCATACCTTTTGGCGATGCTTTTGTCCATATCTATATTTAGAAGTTCTGGAGCGATGGATTATCTTATTACTTTCATTAGTCCAATAGTAGGGCTTATAGGGCTGCCAGCTGAAATAGTTCCCTTGATTTTGATAAAGCCTTTATCTGGTAGTGGAGCGTTAGGGGTTTTTGCAGAAATTTTAAAAAATTATGGGCCAGACACTTTTATTGGACTTGTTGCATCTATTATAATGGGAGGTACAGAAACTATTTTTTACACGATAACTGTATATTATGGAGCTATTAATATAAAAAAGATTAGGCATACTTTATGGGCGGCTGTTATGGCGGATATTACAGCAATAATTGTAGCTCTGGTTATAGCACGATTTATTTATTGA
- a CDS encoding RNA polymerase subunit sigma, with protein MDDTPITVPNTKIEKLKDSKFFLQKLLGEIFNHEINWNKDPAVDIALIAMNHCFGSFDQEMGAFTMYSRTHVKNTVISYLIGLNNNFEFIEENSPLKATLDTLTFEETEKYRELISAEIALFQEELKNYKISFAAFSSGAPQNTEDKNLSLNLAFYCIRNTSAQNHIQSKHSLPINHLAKNFHIPASKIRSLKKYILALFLLFSIDDYFYLRAYLDIRIVKNVS; from the coding sequence ATGGATGATACACCAATAACTGTACCTAATACAAAAATAGAAAAGCTAAAGGACAGTAAGTTTTTTCTTCAAAAGCTTTTAGGCGAGATTTTCAATCATGAAATCAATTGGAATAAAGATCCTGCAGTTGATATAGCCTTAATCGCTATGAATCATTGCTTTGGTAGTTTTGACCAAGAGATGGGGGCTTTCACCATGTACTCTAGAACTCACGTAAAAAATACAGTGATTTCATATTTAATAGGTCTTAACAACAATTTTGAATTTATAGAAGAAAACTCGCCGTTAAAAGCAACCTTAGATACACTAACCTTTGAGGAAACAGAAAAGTATAGGGAGCTTATCAGTGCAGAAATAGCATTGTTCCAAGAAGAATTGAAGAATTATAAAATTTCTTTTGCAGCTTTTTCATCTGGAGCCCCACAAAATACAGAAGATAAAAACTTATCACTAAACTTAGCATTTTACTGTATCAGAAATACATCAGCACAGAACCATATACAATCAAAGCATTCATTACCGATAAATCATTTGGCAAAAAATTTTCATATTCCTGCGTCAAAAATTAGATCCTTAAAAAAGTACATTTTGGCTCTTTTTTTACTATTTAGCATAGATGACTATTTCTATCTAAGAGCATATTTAGATATAAGGATAGTGAAGAATGTTAGTTAG
- a CDS encoding motility protein A → MDIFTIVSLIFAFGSLIVGFLLEEGQLSALVQVSAFIIIFGGTFGAVAVSFPGRIFKKFPKVLAIAFKKRDSKIGENIRYFKEISIRTRREGLLILEGEVTNDGIDPFIKKGFQLAADGTEQSVIQGILETELEQMADRHDEGIEMFSAAGGYSPTMGIIGTVMGLLQVVANLDDPLALGVKIAAAFMATLYGIAMANLFWLPIANKLKMLNKEEINEKQMIIEAVLLIQQGSNTNSLVSKLEGYMLDDDKKSLLEDKQV, encoded by the coding sequence ATGGATATTTTTACAATTGTAAGTTTGATTTTTGCCTTTGGTTCGCTAATTGTAGGGTTCTTATTGGAAGAAGGACAACTTAGTGCATTAGTTCAAGTTTCTGCATTCATAATAATATTTGGAGGAACGTTTGGAGCAGTAGCTGTATCATTTCCAGGAAGGATTTTCAAGAAGTTTCCTAAGGTACTAGCTATAGCGTTTAAGAAAAGGGACAGTAAGATTGGAGAAAATATAAGATATTTTAAAGAGATATCAATAAGAACTAGAAGAGAAGGTCTTCTAATCCTAGAAGGAGAAGTTACAAATGATGGGATTGACCCATTTATAAAAAAGGGATTTCAGTTAGCTGCCGATGGAACTGAACAATCTGTAATTCAAGGTATTTTAGAAACTGAATTAGAGCAAATGGCAGATAGACATGATGAAGGAATCGAAATGTTCTCAGCAGCAGGTGGTTATTCCCCTACAATGGGTATCATTGGTACAGTAATGGGATTACTTCAAGTAGTTGCAAACTTAGATGATCCTTTAGCGTTGGGTGTTAAGATTGCAGCAGCATTTATGGCGACCTTATATGGTATTGCTATGGCTAACTTATTCTGGTTACCAATTGCAAATAAATTAAAAATGTTAAATAAAGAAGAAATCAATGAAAAACAAATGATAATAGAAGCTGTATTACTTATACAACAAGGATCTAACACAAATTCATTAGTTAGTAAGCTTGAAGGTTATATGCTAGATGATGATAAAAAATCATTATTAGAAGATAAGCAGGTATAG
- a CDS encoding TIGR01458 family HAD-type hydrolase: MKTKAIFFDLDGTLYFKGEAIEGAIETVNQLRDKGYICRFLTNTDGSTPKTILDRLRNMGFNIQLEEIYTPITASIKFLERIEGARIYPLMLDEVVDEYKNFNIGTEAVDYLVIGDCRDKISYDHLNTVFRMIGENTEIFVTQKGRYFYNADGKNIDTGAFAAMFEYATGKVAKVLGKPSKDFFNILLEDLNLEAGQVLIIGDDITTDIVGANTIGAKGALVKTGKYNDQRNLKVAEPDMILDSVVDLQKLL, encoded by the coding sequence ATGAAGACAAAGGCAATTTTTTTCGATTTAGATGGAACATTATATTTCAAGGGAGAAGCAATTGAGGGGGCAATAGAAACAGTAAATCAGTTAAGAGATAAAGGATATATTTGCAGGTTCTTGACTAATACTGATGGTAGTACTCCTAAGACAATATTAGATAGATTAAGGAATATGGGTTTTAATATACAGTTAGAAGAAATTTATACTCCTATTACTGCATCGATAAAATTTCTAGAAAGAATTGAAGGTGCAAGGATATATCCACTGATGTTAGATGAAGTTGTAGATGAATATAAAAACTTTAATATAGGTACTGAAGCAGTGGATTATTTGGTTATTGGTGATTGCAGAGACAAGATTAGTTATGACCATTTAAATACGGTATTTAGAATGATTGGGGAGAATACCGAGATATTTGTAACACAAAAAGGAAGATACTTTTATAATGCTGATGGTAAGAACATAGATACAGGAGCTTTTGCGGCGATGTTTGAATATGCTACAGGTAAGGTGGCTAAGGTATTAGGAAAGCCAAGTAAGGATTTCTTTAACATACTTCTTGAAGATTTAAATTTAGAAGCTGGACAAGTGCTGATTATAGGAGATGACATAACAACTGATATTGTAGGGGCTAATACAATTGGGGCAAAAGGTGCTTTGGTTAAGACGGGAAAATATAATGATCAAAGGAATCTTAAGGTTGCAGAGCCTGATATGATACTTGACTCTGTCGTTGATTTGCAAAAATTATTATAA